Genomic window (Megamonas funiformis):
TCATTAACAAGAGGAGCAAATGTAGGCTTTAATGATAGTGTTTGGCTTAATACTGTAGATATAGGTAAATTAGATGGAAATGAACCAATAGAAGTAGAAAAAACTTTGGAAGCATATAGAACAATTTCATGGTGGAGAAGTATAAAAGGTAATTTAATTCCATAAAAAATAGCCATTTTCCAAATTTCTAAATAAGAGATAAGGAAAATGGCTATTTTTATTCAATGAGAAGACCTTTATTTTTATATTTTTCTTTTAATATTGGTGAAATATTATCATCTGTTAATAATAAATCAACATTATCTAGATTTAATACTTTTTGTTTTGAACGTTTGCCAATCTTACTAGAATCCATTATGGCAATTACTTTTTCTGAACGTTGAGATAATAATTTAATAATACCTATTTCGGATATGCGAAAATCGGTGAAGCCATCTTTATAATTTATAGCATTAATAGATAAAAAGGCAATATCAGGAAAATATTGACCAAATTCTTGTTCACAAGTGGTACCATAAGTTGATTTTTCTTGAGAATCAATAATTCCGCCAATAGAAACAATTTTTATTGCTGGATTTTGAATTAAAATATTAATGGCTGCTAAATTATTAGTAATGACAGTGATATTATCTTTTTTAAAAACTAATTCTTGGGCTAATATAGTATTAGTTGTTCCGGAGTTTAAAGCAATGATAGCATTAGGTTTAATATAAGCTAATGCTTTTTTGGCAGCTTCTCGTTTTAATTTTATATTGAGAACTTCCCTACCGGTAAAATTGGATAAAGACGGCAATGAATCAGGTAAACAAGCACCGCCACGTATACATTTTATTAGACCACTTTGTTCCATAGTTTTTAAATCACGGCGAACAGTATCAACAGAAACATTTAATAAATCTTTTAAATCATTGATTTTTACAATAGCTTGTAATTGTACTTGTTGCAAGATTAATTCTACACGTTCATTATAAAGCATGAAATAATCACCACTTAAGATAAAATAAGATTTTGCTCAAATAAATATAAATAAATTATTTTAAAGTACGTTGTTTTAAGACTTCATAAGCTAAGATAGCAGCAGCATTGGAAGCATTTAAAGAGTTTACTTTGCCACGCATTGGGATTTTGACGATGAAATCGCAAGCATTTTTTGTAAGACGGCTAACACCACGACCTTCACTGCCGATAACTAAAACGAGAGGTCCTGTCATATTAGCATCATAATAATTTTCTGTACCGTCCATGTCTGCTCCAGCTACCCAAAGACCTTTTTGTTTTAATTCTTCTAAAGTTTGTACTACATTACCAATGCGAGCTACAGGAACATATTCCAAAGCTCCAGCAGAAGTTTTAGCTACGATAGAAGATAATGGGCAACTGCGATGTTTAGGAATTAAAATACCATGAGCACCAACAGCATCAGCAGTACGTAAGATTGCACCGAGATTATGAGGGTCTTCTAATTCATCTAATAAGATGATGAATGGATCTTCATTGCGTTCTTTAGCAAGATTTAAAATATCATCAAGTTCTACATAATCAACAGGAGCTGCATAAGCTGCAATACCTTGATGACGTTGACCGCCACAGATTTGATCAAGTTTTTCAGTATTTACATTTTGTACAATGATACGACGTTCTCTAGCAAGTGTCATAATTTCAGGCATAGAACCACCATGTGCGCTATCTGCGATCAAGATGCGATTGATAGAACGACCACTTTTTAAGGCTTCACGAACAGCATTGCGACCAAGTAAGATATCTTCACTGATTTCTACTTTTTTAGGTTTAATTTGTTTTGTATCATTTATTTTTTTCTTCGGACGAGGACTTACTACAAATTTATTTTTTTTATCTTTTTTAGGTTTATTTTTTGTTGGACGCATGATAATCTCCTTTTTTATTAATATTTTATAAATTATTCTTCACGTAATTTAAGCATTTCTTTAAATTTACCACAAGTCATAGCACCTTCAGGGCAACGACCAGTGCGAACACAAGTTGCACCTGCATTTTTAAATAAAAGTGGAGCTACTTTTTTAACTTCAGCAAGCATTAAATATGCCATTTGACGAATTTCCCATTGAGCGCGATTACAGCAACGAAGAGAGAAGAAATTGAGAAGAGAACGAGCATTAAATGTTGCTAAAACTTTTGTTTCGGTAGCATTAGCTAAAACATAACGAGCATCTTCTTTAGGAACATCCATAGCTACTAATTCATCATAAGTTTGGCGAATTGTATGCATTAGATTTTCAAATTTTGCCTTAGCTTCATCATTTTCAGCGATTGATGGCGGTAAAATATATTCAAAATCATGTTCACTTACATAACGCTGAGATTGTTGAGAATAAGAAGCAATACGATGGCGCACTAATTGATGAGTGAGCACGCGAGAAATACCTTCAATAGCAAATGTAAAAGTAACATGTTCCATAGTGGAAGCATGACCCATGCTGATAATTTTTTCTACAAGTTTAGTAACTTGTTCATCAGTCATTTTTTCAGATAATTCCTCTGCACCAGCAGGAGAATAACAAAGACGAGCTGCCATAGCTACAGTACGCTCTGGTTCAGCAGTATATTTCATAAGTTTAACTTTAATCAAAGTAAAGCACTCTCCTAATATAAATTAAGTAAATTAATTATAACTAGTTTTAAAACTTTTCACAAGTAAAATGCAGTAAAAAAGAGCAATACTAATAATTTACATTTAACAATTAGTATTGCTCTTTGAGTATAGAATTAAATTTCGTTTAAATAATCTGTTACAGATTTAATAGCATTGGCACCATCAGAAGCAGCAGTTAAAACTTGACGTAAATCTTTTGTACGTAAATCACCAGCCACAAAAAATCCTTTGGCATTTGTTTTACCTGTTTCATCAGCAATGACATAACCAGCATCATCAGTATTGACAAAATCAGGTACTAATTGATTATTAGGTATCATGCCCACTGCTACGAAAATTCCATCTACAGGAATATCTACAATTTCGCCAGTCTTTTTATATTCAATTTCAATAGCAGAAACTTTTTTATCCCCTTTGATAGATTTTGGCAAAGCAGATTTTACAAATTCCACATTTGGCATAGCAAAAATTTTCTCTTGGGAATGTTTATCTCCACGCAATTCATCACGACGATGGATTAAATAAACTTTTTCACAGATTTTGGCAAGGAATAAAACATCTTCAAGAGCAGTATTTCCGCCACCGATAACAGCAGTTGTCTTATTGCGATAAAAAGCACCATCACAAGTAGCACAATAATAAACACCACGGCTTAAATATTGTTGTTCTCCAGGAACATTCAAAGTGCGAGGATTAGCACCAGTAGCCAAAACGACAGATTTAGTCAAAATAGGTTCTTGACCTTCGATTTCTACAGTATATGAATTATCCTCGTTTTGTTTAATAGCAGTTACAGTTGCTTCTTTAATTTCAGCACCTAATTTTTCAGCATGTTCTTGAAGTGCCATAGAAAAAGAAGCCCCATCAATATTAGGCATACCAGGATAATTATCTAAATCATTAGTAGTAACAATCTGACCACCACTATAACCAGCCTTTTCCAAAACAACATAATTCAAAGCCGCACGAGAAGCATATATAGCAGCAGCAAGACCAGCAGGACCACTGCCAATAATAACAGTATCTAACATAAAATCACCTACAATACAAAATCAATATTTCTTATAAAATAATAATTATTATCCATTAACTAAATTATAATATAAAAAACAACAAAATGTCTACAAAAATATTGCAGAAAAAAGAATCATAATATATAGTAAGAGAAAGGGATAGAAATAAAGAAGCAAGCTTAGCAAAAATCTAGACGAAAGAAAGGAATAAAAAATGAAAAAAAAATCTCCTCGCTTACAATTAAACATAAGATTAACTCCCGAACAAAATGAACTAATAAAACAAAAATTAGAACAAACACAAATATCAAAAACTCAGCTAATAATAGACAGCATAAACAACAACCCAATATACATAATACCTAACCTAGAACAAACAATATCGCAAATAAAATACCTAGGAAATAAAGTAAACGAATTATCTAATAAAATAGAAACAAAAGATGAAAATACAGAAAAATTACTACAAGAAATCCAGCAAGGATGTGATGAATTTTGGCAATTATTAAAGTCGTTAAAGCAGGAAAAACAAAAGCAAGTCTAAAATCAGCTCTAAATTATATTGCTAATGAAGAAAAAATAACCACAATAACAGGGAAAAAATTAATAACTCCATTGAATTGTTGGGGTTCATTAAAAAATATATATGATACAATGATAGCAACAAAAGAGCTATATCGAAAAGCAACAGATAATAAAAATAGTGAAATGTATAAACATTTTCAGCAATCATTTAAGCCAAATGAAATAACTCCAGAAAAAGCTCATGAAATAGGAAAAAAATGGGCAATGCAAAATTTTGCTCAAGATGGTTTTGAAGTATGTATATGTACTCACTTAGATACAGAACATATACATAATCACTTTATCATCAATTCAGTGAATGCTATAACAGGAAAGACAATAGAAATACATGCCAATAAAACTTTAGAAAAATTAAAATATAGTTCTGATGAATTATGCAGAGAATATAATTTATCAGTTATTGAAAGAGATATATTTGCTCAAAATAAAAATCATGAATATAATATGCGTAAAAAATATAGCTTTTTAAGAGAACAATTTAGAGATTTAATGTGGCAGAAAACAGTTTATGATAAAATAATAGATATTTTAAATAAAAGTAGAA
Coding sequences:
- a CDS encoding DeoR/GlpR family DNA-binding transcription regulator, producing the protein MLYNERVELILQQVQLQAIVKINDLKDLLNVSVDTVRRDLKTMEQSGLIKCIRGGACLPDSLPSLSNFTGREVLNIKLKREAAKKALAYIKPNAIIALNSGTTNTILAQELVFKKDNITVITNNLAAINILIQNPAIKIVSIGGIIDSQEKSTYGTTCEQEFGQYFPDIAFLSINAINYKDGFTDFRISEIGIIKLLSQRSEKVIAIMDSSKIGKRSKQKVLNLDNVDLLLTDDNISPILKEKYKNKGLLIE
- the rlmB gene encoding 23S rRNA (guanosine(2251)-2'-O)-methyltransferase RlmB — translated: MRPTKNKPKKDKKNKFVVSPRPKKKINDTKQIKPKKVEISEDILLGRNAVREALKSGRSINRILIADSAHGGSMPEIMTLARERRIIVQNVNTEKLDQICGGQRHQGIAAYAAPVDYVELDDILNLAKERNEDPFIILLDELEDPHNLGAILRTADAVGAHGILIPKHRSCPLSSIVAKTSAGALEYVPVARIGNVVQTLEELKQKGLWVAGADMDGTENYYDANMTGPLVLVIGSEGRGVSRLTKNACDFIVKIPMRGKVNSLNASNAAAILAYEVLKQRTLK
- the thyX gene encoding FAD-dependent thymidylate synthase, translated to MKVKLMKYTAEPERTVAMAARLCYSPAGAEELSEKMTDEQVTKLVEKIISMGHASTMEHVTFTFAIEGISRVLTHQLVRHRIASYSQQSQRYVSEHDFEYILPPSIAENDEAKAKFENLMHTIRQTYDELVAMDVPKEDARYVLANATETKVLATFNARSLLNFFSLRCCNRAQWEIRQMAYLMLAEVKKVAPLLFKNAGATCVRTGRCPEGAMTCGKFKEMLKLREE
- a CDS encoding NAD(P)/FAD-dependent oxidoreductase, whose translation is MLDTVIIGSGPAGLAAAIYASRAALNYVVLEKAGYSGGQIVTTNDLDNYPGMPNIDGASFSMALQEHAEKLGAEIKEATVTAIKQNEDNSYTVEIEGQEPILTKSVVLATGANPRTLNVPGEQQYLSRGVYYCATCDGAFYRNKTTAVIGGGNTALEDVLFLAKICEKVYLIHRRDELRGDKHSQEKIFAMPNVEFVKSALPKSIKGDKKVSAIEIEYKKTGEIVDIPVDGIFVAVGMIPNNQLVPDFVNTDDAGYVIADETGKTNAKGFFVAGDLRTKDLRQVLTAASDGANAIKSVTDYLNEI
- a CDS encoding plasmid mobilization protein, producing the protein MKKKSPRLQLNIRLTPEQNELIKQKLEQTQISKTQLIIDSINNNPIYIIPNLEQTISQIKYLGNKVNELSNKIETKDENTEKLLQEIQQGCDEFWQLLKSLKQEKQKQV
- a CDS encoding relaxase/mobilization nuclease domain-containing protein produces the protein MAIIKVVKAGKTKASLKSALNYIANEEKITTITGKKLITPLNCWGSLKNIYDTMIATKELYRKATDNKNSEMYKHFQQSFKPNEITPEKAHEIGKKWAMQNFAQDGFEVCICTHLDTEHIHNHFIINSVNAITGKTIEIHANKTLEKLKYSSDELCREYNLSVIERDIFAQNKNHEYNMRKKYSFLREQFRDLMWQKTVYDKIIDILNKSRNKDFKYFEQELLKVGIKLEHERLKKDFIFNYIDENRKVSDKTLAKTFHDDKILRSNIEMIWGKTLQYDLDKKIYLSEKKQGFYNLIENLIKTIDNINKLNIKTKVEFYIFMEKQGWLIKETQTGKAFYNQEHDRYLYDNTIYKILENKAYCLKYIEQNLM